CAGTGAGACGGCGGCAGCGGGCGATCCCTACTCGCACTACTGGATGGTCGAGCGCAAAACGGCGAGATTGCTCGAGGCCTGCACCCGCACGGGTGCCGTGTTGGCCGGTGCTGCACCCAAGACCGTCCAGGCACTCGGAAAATTCGGACTTTCCCTTGGCCTTGCGTACCAGGCGATGGATGATCTTCTGGATGTCATCGGCACCGCCGACCAGACCGGGAAGACGGTCGGGCTTGACGCCAGGAACGGCCGGCGTACCTATCTCAGTCTTGCCGGCAGCACGATGGACAGGGCGCAACAGATCCATGCGATGGTCGAAGGGTACACCAACGAGGCGTGTGCGGCCCTCGATGTGGTCCCGTTCTCGCCGGCGCGTTCCCGGCTGCATGAGCTTGCGCATGGCCTGGTCCACCGGAGATCCTGACCGTGACCCGTTCGCCTTCATATGGAAGGGTCATTGTGTGGTTCCGTCGCGCGTTACGGACGGATGATAACCCTGCACTCTGGCACGCCGTTCAGGATGCCGCATCGGTGGTTCCGCTCGTTACCGATCCCGCTTCCCTGGAACGTGATGCACGGATAGAGCGCGCACTCCGATCGATCGGCGTCCCGTTCCTGCGATTCCCGGAGCGTGTTCTCCGCGGTGCATACGATGTTATGACAGGCAGCAAAACGCCGTTCCGTGTCTATACTCCGTACAAGAACGCATGGATGAACGGCACCGATGATATCGCGCCCGCGGTGCATGCCCCGCGCCACATCGCGCCCGTTCCCATTGCGGACGGCACAACGGACCTGCAGCGCCTCGGTTGGCCGGCCGCGGGTGGAGGGGCATCGAAGGATGCCATCACGCGGCTCCGGTCGTTCATCGCCTCGGGGGCCGGTCAGTACGACACACGCCGCGATCTTCCCGGGGTTGACGGGACGTCGCGGTTGTCGCCGTATCTTTCTGTCGGCGCGGTGTCCATCCGGCGTGTCTTTCATGCGGCACGTGAAGCCCGCGCAGAGGCATCGGCAGGTGCCCGCAAAGGGTTCGACACGTTCATCAATGAACTTGTCTGGCGCGAGTTCTATTATCAGATACTCACGCACTTTCCTCATGTGATGACTGCCCCGTTCCGTCAGGAGTTCGCCGGGATCCCCTGGAGTACGGACGAGAAGAGCTTTCAGCGGTGGACGGACGGCACCACCGGCTACCCGATCGTTGATGCCGCCATGCGTCAGCTCCGCAACGAAGGATGGATGCACAACCGGGCGCGGATGATCGTCGCCTCCTTCCTGACGAAGGACCTCCACATCAACTGGCAATGGGGAGAGCAGTACTTCTTCACCGTACTGAGGGACGCGGACCATGCGTCGAACAACGGCGGATGGCAATGGACCGCGGGGACCGGTACGGATGCATCGCCCTGGTTCCGCATTTTCAACCCGGTCCTGCAAGGGAAGAAGTTCGATCCCGCCGGCGCGTATGTGCGGCGGTATGTTCCCGAACTTGCGCGGTTCCCGGAGGCCGCGGTCCATGAGCCCTGGAATGCCAACAGACAGGAACAGGAAGCAGCCGGCTGCGTGATCGGGCGGGACTATCCGTCCCCCATGGTGGACCATGCGGAGGCGCGGGTACGGACGATGGCGATCTACCGTATCCCCGGCGGAGCGGCGGCAACACCTCCGCCATCATTGGTTCGCACACGAACGAACGTCTGACAGAAGAGGCCCACTATGCGTTTTGTCGCTATCATGCTCGCCACCTTCATGGTCATGGAAGGGGTTTCGTACGTGGCGCACCGTTTTGTGTACCACGGGTTCCTCTGGATCCTGCACAAGAGCCACCACACGCCTCGAAAAGGGGTCTTTGAACTGAACGATCTGTTCCCCGCGTTCTTCTCCGTGATCGCCATCGTCTTCATGTGGTATTCCTACGGCCATCCGGAGCGGAGCGACATCTTCGCTGCGACACTCGGGGTGACGCTCTACGGGGTCATCTATAGTACGATCCATGATCTGTACGTCCATCGCCGGGCAAAACTGCCTTCGCTCAACATCCCGTACCTGCAGCAGGTGAAGAAGGCACACATGGTGCACCATATGACCGGAACCGAGCCGTACGGACTCCTCGTCTTCTTTACGCCCAGGCATGTGCGGGATGCGGCACCCGACGAGCCCGTGGACGCGACGGCCCGATGATCTCCGTGAGTGCACATCCATGACCGTGCTGACCGGTCTCATCGGCACGCTGGCCATCCTAAACGGTTTCACGCTGGATGCGAGCGGGTCCGGCGGGGTCACACTCGCTATGCCACCGGACTCCGCCCGTGCACTGTTCCGGGAGATCAGCGTGCTCGAGCGCTTCATGCCGGGTGTCGCCGGCATCTCGGCGAGGGAGGATGGGTCGTTCAACTACCTCACCGCCCGCGAGATACCGTTCTCCGGAGAAATGAGGACGGACTTCATTGTCCGCTGTACCGTTGATGCCGCGGGCAGCGTGACGTATCAATCGCCCGACAGCGCGGCGCGCAACTGGATGCGGTTCCGGTTCACCTTCGCGGCGGCAGACCATGACATGACCGACG
This genomic window from Ignavibacteriota bacterium contains:
- a CDS encoding deoxyribodipyrimidine photo-lyase; amino-acid sequence: MVWFRRALRTDDNPALWHAVQDAASVVPLVTDPASLERDARIERALRSIGVPFLRFPERVLRGAYDVMTGSKTPFRVYTPYKNAWMNGTDDIAPAVHAPRHIAPVPIADGTTDLQRLGWPAAGGGASKDAITRLRSFIASGAGQYDTRRDLPGVDGTSRLSPYLSVGAVSIRRVFHAAREARAEASAGARKGFDTFINELVWREFYYQILTHFPHVMTAPFRQEFAGIPWSTDEKSFQRWTDGTTGYPIVDAAMRQLRNEGWMHNRARMIVASFLTKDLHINWQWGEQYFFTVLRDADHASNNGGWQWTAGTGTDASPWFRIFNPVLQGKKFDPAGAYVRRYVPELARFPEAAVHEPWNANRQEQEAAGCVIGRDYPSPMVDHAEARVRTMAIYRIPGGAAATPPPSLVRTRTNV
- a CDS encoding SRPBCC family protein, with the protein product MTVLTGLIGTLAILNGFTLDASGSGGVTLAMPPDSARALFREISVLERFMPGVAGISAREDGSFNYLTAREIPFSGEMRTDFIVRCTVDAAGSVTYQSPDSAARNWMRFRFTFAAADHDMTDVRMSLRVRLVRESGTEIHLLAPVLGEEFLSERMESDITDMLGTFVERLEDAAPGQLAGRKEN